A portion of the Simkania negevensis Z genome contains these proteins:
- a CDS encoding DNA methyltransferase, which produces MIRLIPPHLVNCPKAIFSSEQSVAYPSKLEMADLKLSGICSPDNPWETISSSIENDFPFVEISEIAEIESWRKEVYRPIYHLHKWWAQRLGSVFRSIILGSSLPNKTSVLHHFYSKTDLGGLVVFDPFMGSGTTIGEAIKLGCTVIGRDINPVAYNGVRAAFSNVNTEDVESTFNILEENVGRKVRSLYQLSDGSEVLYYFWVKHVNCPDCKAPVDLFNNYIFSKHAYSSRFPQSKCLCPKCGEVFSARFDSTAEQCPSCSFAFDPQIGPTEKAKATCSTCHCQFAIASIVKESGKPPEHRMYAKIVLTPENKKEYRKITSEDLLKFSQINDLLCQEPPLINKTELKPGKNTTQAMNYCYTQWEQFFNPRQLLALSWLGKEIQKIENQNLRLIFSILFSGTLEFNNMFCSFKGEGTGAVRHMFSHHILKPERHPIEANVWGTSKSSGAFSSLFKSRLLRCLKYRENPFEIEVSKNKKVGTKNFKCNKPIGRDLNFVNRSDELRPYSVYLSCGDSSKTDLHDQSVDLVVTDPPFFDNVHYSELADFFYAWQHPLLGDMTATSDTTRHPNEVQDADSQKFSEKLAAVFSECHRVLKDTGMLVFTYHHSKEEGWSAVSHAVASAGFNFVSAQPVKAEMSIAVPKQQAKDPIDLDIILVCRKASQDSRSRFSLQQAVISASERTDSQIERFWESDRKLSRNDLRIIILSNLLVQLSSGRMSKELQLEFDRAALLINDKIDKYLEKQALCLQKSKA; this is translated from the coding sequence GTGATACGATTGATTCCACCTCATCTAGTAAATTGCCCAAAAGCTATTTTTAGCTCAGAACAATCTGTTGCCTACCCCTCAAAGCTTGAGATGGCAGATCTTAAATTATCAGGAATTTGTTCACCTGATAATCCATGGGAGACTATATCGTCATCCATTGAGAATGATTTTCCGTTTGTTGAAATTAGCGAAATAGCTGAGATAGAAAGTTGGCGTAAAGAAGTTTACAGACCTATCTATCATCTTCATAAGTGGTGGGCACAACGTTTGGGGAGCGTCTTTCGTTCAATTATTCTTGGTTCCTCTCTTCCCAATAAAACCTCCGTCCTTCATCATTTTTATTCCAAAACAGATTTAGGTGGGTTGGTTGTTTTTGATCCTTTCATGGGCAGCGGAACTACGATAGGAGAAGCAATTAAACTTGGGTGTACGGTTATAGGAAGGGATATTAATCCTGTTGCTTATAACGGCGTTCGAGCAGCATTTTCTAACGTAAATACCGAAGATGTGGAAAGTACATTCAATATTCTAGAAGAGAACGTTGGAAGAAAGGTTAGATCCCTTTACCAACTCTCAGACGGCAGCGAAGTGCTCTATTATTTTTGGGTAAAACACGTTAATTGTCCTGATTGTAAAGCACCTGTTGATCTTTTCAATAACTACATTTTCTCCAAACATGCTTATTCTTCTCGTTTCCCGCAGTCAAAATGTCTTTGCCCAAAATGTGGAGAAGTCTTTTCTGCAAGATTCGATTCAACTGCTGAGCAATGCCCATCATGTTCTTTCGCATTTGATCCTCAAATCGGTCCAACAGAAAAAGCTAAAGCAACGTGCTCAACCTGTCACTGTCAATTTGCAATTGCATCAATTGTAAAGGAAAGTGGAAAGCCACCTGAACACCGTATGTATGCTAAAATAGTACTAACCCCTGAAAATAAAAAAGAATACCGTAAAATAACAAGTGAAGATTTGCTCAAATTTTCACAAATAAATGATCTTCTTTGTCAGGAGCCCCCTCTTATTAACAAAACTGAGCTAAAGCCGGGTAAAAACACTACTCAGGCAATGAATTATTGCTACACACAGTGGGAGCAATTCTTTAATCCCCGCCAACTTTTAGCACTTTCATGGCTAGGAAAGGAAATACAGAAAATTGAGAACCAAAATTTAAGGTTAATCTTTTCCATTTTGTTTTCTGGCACTTTAGAATTCAACAACATGTTCTGTTCTTTCAAGGGCGAAGGAACTGGTGCAGTCCGTCATATGTTCTCGCATCATATTCTTAAACCGGAGAGACATCCAATAGAAGCAAATGTTTGGGGCACTTCAAAAAGTTCAGGAGCATTTTCTAGTCTATTCAAATCAAGATTATTGCGCTGCTTAAAATATCGTGAAAATCCATTCGAAATCGAGGTAAGTAAAAACAAAAAAGTTGGGACAAAGAATTTTAAATGTAATAAGCCAATTGGTCGTGATTTAAATTTTGTTAACAGATCGGATGAATTACGACCATATTCCGTATATCTTTCTTGTGGAGATTCTTCAAAAACAGATCTTCACGATCAATCCGTGGACCTAGTTGTCACCGATCCACCCTTTTTTGACAATGTGCACTATTCCGAATTGGCCGATTTCTTTTATGCATGGCAACACCCACTACTAGGTGATATGACAGCGACTTCTGATACCACTCGCCATCCCAACGAAGTCCAAGATGCTGATTCACAGAAATTCTCTGAAAAATTAGCTGCTGTATTTTCCGAGTGTCATCGTGTTTTAAAGGATACAGGGATGCTAGTTTTTACATACCACCATTCAAAAGAGGAAGGATGGTCAGCTGTTTCCCATGCTGTTGCTTCCGCTGGATTTAATTTTGTCTCCGCACAACCAGTTAAAGCTGAGATGTCGATAGCCGTACCTAAGCAACAAGCAAAAGACCCTATTGATTTGGACATCATTCTCGTATGTCGAAAGGCTTCTCAGGACTCTCGCTCTAGATTTTCTCTGCAACAGGCAGTTATATCAGCTTCAGAGAGAACCGATTCTCAAATAGAGCGTTTTTGGGAATCTGATAGGAAACTGTCTCGAAATGATTTACGGATCATTATTTTATCTAATCTCTTAGTCCAATTGTCTTCTGGCAGAATGAGCAAGGAACTCCAGTTAGAATTTGACAGAGCAGCCTTGTTGATCAACGATAAAATAGATAAGTATCTTGAAAAACAGGCGCTATGCTTGCAGAAATCGAAAGCATAA
- a CDS encoding acyltransferase: protein MNRLSYELFFDLESFEHRSLFKEGVPVWNALKHLKAYLESLSLGKIECDIPSSTILDHPELISIGKGTVVEPGAYIQGPCVIGKNCQVRHGSYIRPYLLTGDDCVIGHATETKHAIFLNGAKAPHFNYVGDSILGRDVNIGAGVICANFRLDKKLVPVRVWGEQFSSELKKFGAIVGDSSQIGCNTVLNPGLLLRKRSLIRSCESVSESNLRKDVSHV, encoded by the coding sequence ATGAATCGACTATCATATGAACTTTTTTTTGACTTAGAGTCTTTTGAGCATCGATCCCTTTTTAAAGAAGGGGTGCCAGTATGGAATGCTTTAAAACACCTTAAAGCCTATTTAGAAAGTCTTTCTTTAGGGAAAATTGAATGTGACATTCCGAGTTCAACTATTTTAGATCATCCAGAACTAATCTCAATTGGCAAAGGAACAGTTGTTGAACCTGGAGCTTACATTCAGGGGCCTTGTGTCATTGGAAAAAATTGTCAAGTGAGACACGGGAGTTATATTCGCCCTTATCTTTTAACGGGAGATGACTGTGTCATTGGACATGCAACTGAAACGAAACATGCCATCTTTTTAAATGGAGCGAAAGCGCCTCACTTTAATTACGTCGGAGACTCTATTTTAGGTAGAGATGTGAACATTGGTGCTGGAGTGATCTGCGCAAATTTTCGTTTAGATAAAAAATTGGTTCCTGTCCGCGTTTGGGGTGAGCAGTTTTCTTCTGAGCTTAAAAAATTTGGAGCTATTGTCGGTGACTCTTCACAAATTGGGTGTAACACTGTTTTAAACCCTGGGTTACTCTTAAGAAAGAGAAGCTTAATTCGCTCGTGTGAGTCTGTTTCGGAATCAAACCTTAGAAAGGATGTTTCGCATGTCTAA
- a CDS encoding polyprenyl synthetase family protein gives MSNLSLIKPYKEQFEAHLKKAIPNLCEKSKLRDACEYALLNGGKRIRPILVLMIANALQQGKIPFDACLSVEYFHTASLIADDLPCMDNDDFRREKPSTHKVFGETVALLASYAMITEGFEMIHRAAQGFPGEVGMLALACATKGSGLQGATGGQFYDLFPKGKTLDDVREIIEMKTVTLFEVAFTFGWLFGGGDIHLLEDVKRAAYHFGMAFQIADDLDDLEQDNWNDETPNLALCLGQEQALFLLEGELSAFQSKMKKLQIFNLEFHELLDLLKREPALPA, from the coding sequence ATGTCTAATTTATCGCTAATCAAACCCTACAAAGAGCAATTTGAAGCGCATTTAAAAAAAGCTATTCCCAATCTTTGCGAAAAAAGCAAACTGCGTGATGCGTGTGAATACGCTCTTTTAAATGGGGGAAAACGGATCCGTCCGATTCTCGTTTTGATGATTGCAAATGCTTTGCAGCAAGGAAAAATTCCTTTCGATGCTTGTTTATCTGTTGAATATTTTCACACAGCTTCATTAATTGCTGATGATCTTCCTTGCATGGACAATGATGACTTTCGACGAGAGAAACCTTCAACACATAAAGTTTTTGGGGAAACTGTTGCCTTACTTGCTAGCTATGCAATGATCACTGAAGGTTTTGAAATGATCCATCGTGCTGCGCAAGGTTTTCCGGGAGAAGTCGGAATGCTTGCTCTTGCTTGTGCAACAAAAGGTTCCGGCCTTCAAGGAGCAACTGGAGGGCAATTTTACGACCTTTTTCCTAAAGGAAAAACTCTTGATGACGTTCGAGAAATCATCGAAATGAAAACCGTTACCTTGTTTGAAGTAGCCTTTACTTTTGGCTGGCTCTTTGGTGGGGGCGACATTCACCTTTTAGAGGACGTTAAGCGAGCTGCTTATCATTTTGGGATGGCCTTTCAAATTGCTGATGATCTCGATGACTTAGAGCAAGACAATTGGAACGATGAAACCCCTAATCTTGCCCTTTGTCTTGGACAAGAGCAAGCTTTATTTTTACTTGAAGGGGAGCTTTCAGCGTTTCAATCTAAAATGAAAAAACTCCAGATTTTTAATCTGGAGTTCCATGAATTGCTAGACTTGCTTAAACGAGAGCCGGCTCTTCCAGCTTAA
- the recA gene encoding recombinase RecA, translated as MSNSEDAAKKKALELAISHIEKQFGEGSIMSLGAHSSTRKISTIPTGAISLDLALGINGVPRGRVVEIYGPESSGKSTLATHIVANCQKAGGTAAYIDAEHALDPSYAAKIGVNLNELMISQPDCGEDALNIAEMLARSNAVDLIVIDSVAALVPKSELEGEIGDSHVGLQARLMSQALRKLTATLSKSKTCAIFINQIREKVGVMFGNPETTSGGRALKFYSSIRLEIRRIASLKGSDNIDVGNRVKVKVVKNKLAPPFRVAEFDILFNEGISRTGSIIDLGVEQGIIEKKGTWYSYQGNRLGQGKEATREMLKANADLTNEIEAQILEKVQGIKLEEPALV; from the coding sequence ATGTCTAACTCAGAAGATGCAGCAAAGAAAAAAGCTTTAGAACTCGCTATTTCTCATATTGAAAAACAGTTTGGAGAAGGATCTATCATGTCGCTTGGTGCTCATTCATCAACGCGAAAAATCAGCACGATTCCAACCGGCGCTATTTCACTTGATCTAGCGTTAGGTATTAACGGTGTTCCTCGAGGTCGTGTAGTAGAGATTTATGGACCTGAATCTTCTGGTAAATCAACTCTTGCTACACATATTGTGGCAAATTGTCAAAAAGCGGGAGGAACAGCTGCTTACATTGATGCAGAGCATGCATTAGATCCTAGTTATGCAGCTAAAATCGGCGTCAATCTCAATGAACTAATGATTTCTCAACCTGATTGTGGAGAAGATGCTCTCAATATTGCTGAAATGTTAGCTCGTTCTAATGCAGTTGATTTAATCGTCATCGACTCTGTTGCCGCTCTTGTACCAAAGTCGGAATTAGAAGGTGAAATTGGCGACTCACATGTTGGACTTCAAGCACGTCTCATGTCGCAAGCACTGCGTAAATTAACAGCAACTCTTTCTAAGAGTAAAACATGCGCTATCTTCATCAATCAAATCCGTGAAAAAGTTGGAGTGATGTTTGGAAATCCTGAAACGACATCTGGTGGGCGAGCTCTCAAATTCTATTCTTCAATTCGGTTAGAAATTCGACGGATTGCTTCACTTAAAGGCTCAGACAACATTGACGTCGGAAATAGAGTTAAAGTCAAAGTTGTAAAAAACAAATTGGCTCCCCCCTTCCGTGTCGCAGAGTTTGATATCTTGTTTAATGAAGGTATCTCAAGAACCGGTTCAATCATCGACCTTGGTGTAGAGCAAGGTATTATTGAAAAGAAAGGAACGTGGTACAGCTACCAAGGAAACCGGTTAGGCCAAGGAAAAGAGGCTACACGCGAAATGCTTAAAGCAAATGCCGATTTAACAAATGAAATCGAAGCGCAAATTTTAGAAAAAGTCCAAGGTATTAAGCTGGAAGAGCCGGCTCTCGTTTAA